The segment TATGTACGAGGGGCGTACGGCAGCCGAGCCGGGCATCGTCTTCGGGCACGAGAACATGGGAATCATCGAGGAACTCGGCCAGGGCGTCACCTCCCTCAAGGAGGGCGACCGGGTGGTCATGCCCTTCAATGTCGCCTGCGGATTCTGCGACAATTGCGTCGAGGGATTCACCGGATTCTGCCAGACCGTCAATCCCGGATTTGCGGGCGGCGCTTACGGCTATGTCGCCATGGGCCCCTGGGCGGGCGGCCAGGCCGAATATCTGCGCGTGCCCTACGCCGACTTCAACTGCCTGAAGCTGCCCCCGGGAAACGAGCACGAGACCGATTTCATCCTGCTCGCCGACATCTTCCCCACCGGCTACCACGGCTGTGAACTCGCCCAGGTACGCCCCGGGGAGAAGGTCGCGGTGTACGGCGGCGGACCGGTCGGGCTGATGGCCGCCTACTCGGCGCTGCTGCGCGGCGCGAGCAAGGTCTTCGTCGTGGACCGGGTACCCGAGCGGCTGGCAAAGGCCCAGGAGATCGGCGCGGTGCCGATCAACTTCGCCGAGGGCGACCCGGTGCAGCAGATCAAGGATCAGACCGAGGGCGTCGGCACGGACAAGGGCGTGGACGCCGTCGGCTACCAGGCGATGGCGCACGGCGCGGCACGTGAGGAGCCGGCGACCGTACTGAACTCGCTCGTCGACACGGTCCGCGCCACCGGTGCCCTGGGCGTACCCGGTCTGTACGTGCCGGCGGATCCGGGCGGCCCGGATGAGCAGGCGAAGCGGGGCATGCTGCTGGTCTCGATCGGCAAGCTCTTCGAGAAGGGCCTGCGGGTGGGTACGGGGCAGTGCAATGTGAAGCGCTACAACCGGTTCCTGCGCGACATGATCATCGAGGGCCGGGCGAAGCCGAGCTTCGTCGTCTCCCACGACCTGCCCCTGGACCAGGCCCCCTCGGCGTACGACAAGTTCGACAAGCGCATCGAGGGGTACACCAAGGTCGTCCTGCATCCATAGACCTCGCGAGAGAACGGCGGTCGCCGCGCCGCCGGTACCGGACCGAGACGGCCACCGTGGCGAGGGAAGCGGGCCTACCTGGACCCGGTAGCGGAGTGCGCCCTCGCCGACGGCCGGCAGGCGTCAGCGCAACGCTTCGGCCGCCACCCCCAGGTCCGAGACGAGCCCGGCGTACGCGGTCTCGCGTTCCGTGGACCGCAGGATCGCCGCGGGATGCAGCGTGGCCACGACCAGCCCCTTGCCGCCGTCGGCCGAGCCGGGGGACCTGGGCCGGTCCCCCGCCGGCAGCGGGATGAGGGTGCCGCGGTCCTTCGTCACCCGAAACGACCGCCCGAGCAGCGCCTTTCCCGCCGTCGCCCCGAGCGCGACCACGACATCGGGGTCGACGAGGTGCAGTTCGGCGGTCAGCCAGGGACGGCAGGCGGTGAGTTCCCGGAGCGACGGCGGCTTATGGATCCGGCGCTTGCCCCGCTCGGCCAGGGTGAATTTGAAATGCTTCACCGCATTGGTGAAATACGCCTGCCGTTCGTCGAGACCGGCTTCTCCCATGGCCTTTCGCAGGAGATGCCCGGCCGGCCCGACGAACGGCTCCCCCGCCCGGTCCTCCTGATCGCCGGGTTGCTCGCCGACGAGCACGATGCGCGCTGAGGCACTGCCCGAGCCGAAGACGGTGCCGGAAGCCTCCAGGAACAGCGGGCACCCCTGGCAGTCCGCCGCGGCACGCCGATGCGCGGGGAGACCACCCCGGCGGGGCAGATAAGGGGTGGCGTCGTAATCCTGGCCGGCCTTTTCGGCGTCGCGTTCCGTCTTCGCTGTCATCGCCCTGCTTCTCTCACCGGCCGCGCAGGCGGCCCGCCGATGTAGAACCCCATCCGTCTCCCTGACACGGTGCTACGTCTCGTCCTCCCTGCGAATCACCTTCCTGAGATCCTCCGCCGCCTCGCCCCTGACCTTCCCGGGACTCCAGAGCGATGCGCAAAATGGACGGCCAGGAACAGCGCGATCAGCGCGAGGCAGACCGCGAAGAAAGCGGGAGAGCTGGTGAAATGCGAGGATTTCGCGGCCAGTTCGACGAACCGCCCCCGTTGGCTTCCGCCCCTCTCCGCGGGGTGACGAAGGGTCATGGCACCTGGATACTCAGGAGTCGGCAGCGGCGTACCACGCCATGCCGAAGGCGCCACGGTTTTTCACTTGAACAGCGACTTTCCACGTGAGCAGAGACGGGTTTTGCCGCGCGGTGAGGGCGTCGAGTCATCGTCCGAGCAGCTGTCCGCCCGGTCGAGGCGTAAGTGGCCTATTGGCTGGTCGGTCATCATCTTGCGCATGGCCTGGGCTGGGTTGTTTTCGGAGTCGATGCCATGGGCCTCGGCACCGTCAACAGTGGCGGGCTCGGCGCTGCGGGCGAACATGGCCCGCTCGTACTCGGTGATCGCGGTCTCGATGTCGTCGGGGTGCGCGGCGAGGGCCTTGCCGAGTTCGGCGCCGTCGAGCATGGCCAGGTTGGCGCCTTCGCCGTTCGGGGCCGCGAGGTGGGCGGCGTCGCCGAGCAGGGTCACCACCGGCACCCCTGGTCGCGGCGCCGCGAGTCGATGCCGTTGCCCTTCAGCTCGTGGGGCTTGCGTCGGTGGTCCGTCCGGGGAAGTTCCTCGGGCTCGCGGCGCTCCACGGAATCGCCGACCGGTGCGCCGTCCGGCAACCGGGGCTGTGACTCAGGGTGCGGTGGACCCGGTTCGCGGGACCTCATGCGCCGTCCCCATGCGAAGGCCGCGATCAGCAGGGCGACGACGAGGACGCCCACGAGCGTGAACAGGACGCCGCTCGTCACGTGTGGAGCGGCCAGATGTACGTACGGATGCGTGGCTTCCGTCAGCAGGTTCTCCATGCGGGGCGGGTACCCGGCATGGGGCGAGACACGCACCGGG is part of the Streptomyces platensis genome and harbors:
- a CDS encoding glutathione-independent formaldehyde dehydrogenase; this translates as MKAVVYKGPFSVAVENVDKPGIQHPNEAIVRVTSTAICGSDLHMYEGRTAAEPGIVFGHENMGIIEELGQGVTSLKEGDRVVMPFNVACGFCDNCVEGFTGFCQTVNPGFAGGAYGYVAMGPWAGGQAEYLRVPYADFNCLKLPPGNEHETDFILLADIFPTGYHGCELAQVRPGEKVAVYGGGPVGLMAAYSALLRGASKVFVVDRVPERLAKAQEIGAVPINFAEGDPVQQIKDQTEGVGTDKGVDAVGYQAMAHGAAREEPATVLNSLVDTVRATGALGVPGLYVPADPGGPDEQAKRGMLLVSIGKLFEKGLRVGTGQCNVKRYNRFLRDMIIEGRAKPSFVVSHDLPLDQAPSAYDKFDKRIEGYTKVVLHP
- a CDS encoding DUF6479 family protein; this encodes MENLLTEATHPYVHLAAPHVTSGVLFTLVGVLVVALLIAAFAWGRRMRSREPGPPHPESQPRLPDGAPVGDSVERREPEELPRTDHRRKPHELKGNGIDSRRRDQGCRW